In Bactrocera oleae isolate idBacOlea1 chromosome 5, idBacOlea1, whole genome shotgun sequence, a genomic segment contains:
- the LOC106620097 gene encoding pyruvate dehydrogenase phosphatase regulatory subunit, mitochondrial, with amino-acid sequence MLHLRTGNSLAVKIPECWRFQQLLATRSPLATAVCTLQQQADSGEPAQANVLRKRKFKPHEPDSVATMIKLPEQARVVICGGGTVGASLAYHLALQGWGKDTLLIEQDKVGGGNPWAASGLAGRFEPSYTELKLAEYSIDLIKSLTEQGLSTGWQPVGSLNLARTFDRMTAFHRMRSQGRAWGINCEILTPEQCQERCPLIKTSDLAGGLWIPEDGVCDPHQVCQSFAEEAQRLGVQVVEQCAVLKINSAHGKVSRIETTAGDILCDFFVNCTGFWARGVGTLSTPKVKVPLKAVEHHYLHTKPIEGLDPMTPFVRDYDGGVYFRERNGRILAGGFEREAKMLYEDGIIPLSQKERELPPDWDHFHSMLDELLRRVPMLKSSLLDRLTNSLESFSPDCKWILGEAPEIQNYYVSAGMKTIGVSAAGGIGRALADLITKGNTFVDLHILDISRFLGLHNNRKFLRDRCKEVPGKHFEINYPFHEFKTGRNLRMSPIYPALKEAGAVFGQTMGYERPNYFDPNDKKDEFGITRFRTAETTTFGKPPWFDHVANEYNACRERIGIADYSSFTKYDLWSKGHEVVDLLQYLCSNDVDVPVGAIIHTGMQNHLGGYENDCSIARLSERHYMMIAPTVQQTRSITWIRKHMPNHLRSGVNVADVTSMYTAICILGPYTRILLSELTDTDLTPKNFPFFTYKELDVGLANGIRVLNITHTGELGYVLYIPNEFALHVYTRLYQAGQKFGIHHAGYYATRTLRIEKFYAFWGQDLDTFTTPLECGRSWRVKLNKPINFIGRDALLKQREEGVKRMYVQLLLNDHDHEIDLWCWGGEPIYRDGKYVGMTTTTGYGFTFKKQVCLGFVRNFAEDGSELPVTNEYILSGHYEVEVAGMRFEAKVNLHSPNLPTKFPDKEREAYHATRDKLGQADLLSYETKY; translated from the exons ATGCTACATTTACGCACAGGCAACAGCCTAGCCGTTAAAATACCCGAATGTTGGCGTTTCCAGCAGCTGCTGGCTACACGGTCGCCACTCGCCACTGCAGTATGCACGCTCCAACAGCAAGCCGACTCAGGCGAACCCGCGCAAGCAAATGTGCTGCGAAAGCGTAAATTCAAGCCACACGAGCCGGATAGTGTTGCAACCATGATCAAGCTGCCCGAACAGGCGCGTGTCGTTATATGTGGCGGCGGCACAGTCGGTGCATCGCTTGCCTACCACCTGGCGTTACAGGGCTGGGGTAAAGACACCCTACTCATTGAACAAGATAAAGTGGGTGGCGGCAATCCATGGGCCGCTAGCGGTTTGGCTGGTCGCTTCGAACCTAGCTACACGGAATTAAAGCTGGCCGAATACTCAATTGACTTGATTAAATCGCTAACGGAACAAGGACTCTCCACGGGTTGGCAGCCAGTCGGCAGCTTGAATTTGGCACGCACTTTCGATCGTATGACCGCTTTCCATCGCATGCGCTCGCAAGGCCGTGCATGGGGCATCAATTGTGAGATATTAACACCGGAACAATGTCAGGAGCGCTGTCCGTTAATTAAGACAAGCGATCTAGCAGGTGGATTGTGGATACCCGAAGATGGTGTATGTGATCCACATCAAGTTTGTCAATCCTTCGCTGAGGAGGCACAACGTTTGGGCGTGCAAGTGGTGGAGCAATGTGCGGTACTGAAGATTAACAGTGCGCACGGTAAAGTGAGTCGCATCGAAACTACGGCCGGCGATATATTGTGTGACTTCTTTGTCAATTGTACCGGTTTTTGGGCGCGCGGTGTGGGTACGCTATCGACGCCGAAAGTGAAAGTGCCGCTGAAAGCAGTGGAACATCACTACTTACATACGAAACCGATTGAGGGACTCGATCCCATGACACCGTTCGTGCGCGACTACGACGGTGGTGTGTACTTCCGCGAGCGCAATGGGCGCATACTGGCAG GCGGTTTTGAGCGCGAAGCGAAAATGCTCTACGAAGACGGCATCATACCACTGTCACAGAAGGAACGCGAGCTGCCACCCGACTGGGATCACTTTCACAGCATGCTCGACGAGCTGCTGCGTCGTGTGCCAATGCTGAAGTCATCCCTACTCGATCGCCTAACCAACTCGCTGGAATCGTTTTCGCCCGATTGCAAATGGATTTTGGGTGAAGCGCCCGAAATACAAAACTACTACGTGTCGGCGGGCATGAAAACGATAGGCGTTTCGGCAGCAGGCGGCATTGGACGTGCACTCGCCGATTTAATAACGAAGGGCAATACGTTCGTGGATCTACATATATTGGATATCAGTCGATTTTTGGGACTGCATAATAATCGTAAATTTCTACGTGATCGCTGCAAGGAGGTGCCGGGCAAGCACTTCGAAATCAATTATCCATTTCACGAATTCAAAACGGGACGCAATCTGCGCATGTCGCCTATATACCCGGCGCTTAAGGAAGCGGGCGCCGTGTTTGGTCAAACAATGGGCTATGAGCGCCCGAACTATTTCGATCCGAATGACAAGAAGG acgaATTTGGCATAACACGCTTTCGCACCGCCGAAACGACTACCTTCGGCAAACCGCCATGGTTCGATCATGTCGCCAACGAGTACAATGCCTGCCGCGAGCGTATCGGCATCGCCGACTATAGTTCGTTCACCAAATATGATCTATGGTCGAAGGGACACGAAGTTGTCGATTTATTGCAATATCTCTGTTCCAATGATGTCGATGTGCCGGTGGGTGCAATTATACACACGGGCATGCAGAACCATTTGGGTGGCTATGAGAATGACTGCTCAATAGCGCGTCTCTCGGAGCGACA cTATATGATGATAGCGCCAACGGTGCAGCAGACGCGCTCCATCACCTGGATACGCAAACACATGCCAAATCATTTGCGTTCCGGCGTAAATGTGGCCGATGTGACATCGATGTACACAGCAATTTGCATATTGGGCCCATATACACGCATTTTGCTCTCCGAATTGACTGATACAGACTTGACACCAAAGAACTTCCCATTTTTCACCTATAAA GAACTCGATGTTGGCTTAGCTAACGGTATACGCGTGCTAAACATAACACACACCGGCGAATTAGGTTATGTTTTGTATATACCCAATGAATTTGCGCTTCATGTGTATACGCGCCTGTATCAAGCTGGCCAGAAATTCGGCATACATCATGCGG GCTACTATGCCACACGCACATTGCGCATTGAGAAATTCTACGCATTCTGGGGTCAAGATTTGGACACGTTTACCACACCGCTGGAGTGCGGACGCAGCTGGCGCGTCAAATTAAAT AAACCCATAAATTTCATCGGACGCGACGCGCTACTCAAGCAACGTGAAGAAGGTGTCAAACGCATGTACGTGCAGCTGCTACTGAACGATCACGATCACGAGATCGATTTATGGTGCTGGGGTGGTGAACCGATCTATCGCGACGGCAAGTATGTTGGCATGACCACAACCACTGGCTATGGCTTCACATTCAAGAAACAAGTTTGTCTCGGTTTTGTGCGCAATTTCGCCGAAGATGGCAGCGAGCTGCCAGTTACTAATGAATATATACTTTCTGGCCACTATGAGGTGGAAGTGGCGGGCATGCGTTTCGAGGCGAAGGTCAATTTGCATTCACCCAATTTGCCAACGAAATTCCCCGACAAGGAGCGTGAGGCGTATCATGCGACACGCGACAAGCTAGGTCAGGCCGATTTGCTATCCTACGAGACAAAGTATTGA
- the LOC106618659 gene encoding alpha-ketoglutarate-dependent dioxygenase alkB homolog 7, mitochondrial, whose protein sequence is MNLRQLQKCKKYILLCLNNNRAIQIRQISSAKCLHRSLVPVLEQNKTSTKDVLTHFEFHGQWPTEEQQLFIKDLRLHTDFITVEEETKLLEEIEPYMKRLHYEYDHWDDAIHGFRETERKQWYPHNRAVLDGVRQIAFDGAIMPYVHILDLAAEGVIKPHVDSTRYCGNTIAGISLLSDSVMRLVRVDERKYLQGKAVEASIAPAHNDSTAAQSAAESDDVYRNRPKTTLENNFYVDVLLRRRSLYIMSHTSRYNFTHEILGNDVSHFQGQHVKKDRRVSIICRNDP, encoded by the exons atgaaTTTGCGTCAACTGCagaagtgtaaaaaatatattttgctttgtttgAACAACAACAGAGCTATACAAATTAGACAAATAAGCAGCGCAAAATGTTTACACCGTTCGTTAGTGCCCGTACTGGAGCAAAATAAAACCTCAACCAAAG ATGTCTTGACGCATTTTGAATTTCATGGACAATGGCCAACAGAGGAGCAACAGCTTTTCATCAAAGATTTGCGTTTGCATACAGATTTCATAACCGTGGAAGAAGAAACCAAATTGCTGGAAGAAATCGAGCCTTATATGAAGCGACTGCATTACGAGTATGATCACTGGGACGAT GCTATACATGGCTTCCGCGAAACGGAGCGCAAGCAATGGTATCCACACAACCGCGCAGTACTCGATGGTGTGCGTCAAATTGCCTTCGATGGTGCGATTATGCCTTATGTACACATACTGGATTTAGCGGCAGAGGGCGTCATCAAACCACATGTAGACAGCACGAGG TACTGCGGCAACACCATAGCCGGCATTAGTTTACTAAGTGATAGCGTAATGCGTTTGGTGCGCGTTGATGAACGTAAATACCTGCAAGGTAAAGCTGTGGAAGCGTCTATAGCACCGGCGCATAATGACAGCACAGCTGCACAAAGTGCCGCAGAGTCGGATGATGTGTATCGGAATCGTCCAAAAACCACTTTGGAGAACAATTTCTATGTTGATGTGCTATTGCGTCGTCGTTCTTTGTACATAATGAG TCACACCTCACGCTACAACTTTACGCATGAAATACTGGGCAACGATGTGTCACATTTTCAAGGACAACATGTGAAAAAGGATCGGCGTGTATCGATTATTTGCCGCAATGATCCATGA